CTTATCCTATTAGCCATGATCAGCCTTATTGTTATTGTTGCCGTGTTAGCGAGCAGGCTAACCGACAATAGCTTCCCTTTTCCTTTTGACAGTAAACCTGTGATCTTCACCCCTGCTGAAAAAAACTTCCAGAACCTGGTGGAAAAGGCCTTAGGACCTAAATACCGGGTGATTAACCGGGTTAAGCTCTCGGATATCGTCTCCATACGTAACGGCGTATCTAACCGCGCCGGCCAGACCGCCGCCAATAATGCCGCCAACAAATACCTGGACTTTATTATTTGCGACCGCGACAGCATGAAGTTGCTCGGCACCATAGACCTGGTGGACACCCAGGGCAAAGGTTATAAGGTCAAAAAAGACTGGTTTGTCAGCGGCGCACTCGAAGCGGCCTCTAT
This genomic window from Thalassomonas viridans contains:
- a CDS encoding DUF2726 domain-containing protein, coding for MELILLAMISLIVIVAVLASRLTDNSFPFPFDSKPVIFTPAEKNFQNLVEKALGPKYRVINRVKLSDIVSIRNGVSNRAGQTAANNAANKYLDFIICDRDSMKLLGTIDLVDTQGKGYKVKKDWFVSGALEAASIPHIRIKVKGSYSVDEIRACINSRILGNQAPAPKMRGRVIPAPMVKARPKNTGVITSAAAQAQAQSAAQIPAPQVAALPH